GCTCGTGGACATGGCGACTTCCTCAGACGCGATGGCGAGAATAGATTGTTTGCTCTTCGGGCACCCCCGCCGGCGGCACCCTTGCGGCCGTGCGCGGCATGCACGCTCCGGGCCGGCCGGGAGCGTGAACATAGCGGCGGCCCCTGGGCGTCGCAAGGGAATTCCGGGGCTCCGCCGCGGGTTTCCGCGCCGCCCGTCCGAGCCTCTTTTCGCACTCCCCCTGACCCCGCGCGCCGAGTGACCGAACGCCCCGACGCGGAGCTGATCGCGCTCGTACTGGCCGGCCGCGCCGAGCACTTCGCCCCGCTGGTGGAGCGCTACCAGCACGTGCTCTACCGCCACGCCGTGGGCATGGTGGGCGACGGCGACGCCGCCGCGGACCTGGTGCAGGACGCCTTCGTGAAGGCGTACACGCGCCTGGACACCTGCAACGAGCCCGAGCGCTTCGCCGCGTGGGTCTTCCGCATCGTGCGCAACCGGTGCATGGACCACCTCAAGAACCGCCGCCAGCACACGGTGGAGCTCAAGGACGACACCGCCACCGCCCCGCCCGGCGACCACCCCGGCGAGGAGCTGGACCGCGCCGAGGCCAGCCGCGCCGTCGAGACTGCCCTGGCCCGCCTGCCCGAAGCCCAGCGCGAAGCCTTCCTCCTCAAGCACGTGGAGGGCCTCAGCTACGAAGAGATGGCCCCCCGCCTGGACGCCTCCGTGAGCGCCCTCAAGATGCGCGTCATGCGCGCCCGCGAAGCGTTGCAGGAGATCCTCAGCGACTACGCCTGACACGCCGCCGCCGGTCCGCATCCCCCATCGGTCCCCCGACCGCGTTCTCCCTCCGCCCGTACCCGCAGGTCCTCGCCCGTCGCCTCGACAGGGCGTCGCTCCCATCGCATCACCGAACCGCAGTTGATCGATAGATAGCAGTCCGCCCCGCCTCTCACGTTCGGGAGATGCACGGCGGACGGGAGATGCGAGGCCCACGCTACGTCCCTCCGGTCCGCAGCGACTCGGCAGATGCGCGGCGAGCGGCCCGATCCACCTTCCCCGCGTTGGCACCGAGACCTCACGCGGAGACGCGGAGACCGCGGAGAACAACCCGCTCCTCCTGCCGTTCTCCGCGTCCTCCGCGCCTCCGCGTGAGCCTGCCGTTCGGGGTCGCGATCCACATCTCCAGAACGTCAAACCGGGCCCCGCCGCATCCGACGGAGCCCGGTCCGATTTCCCCCCGCAGCGCGCAGCGCGAGCCGCCACCCCCACCAGCCCGCGAGGAAACTCTTCGGCCGCCCCCGACGACCGGCCGCGACACACCCGTTTCTTCTCCCGCTTGCGGGAGAGGACAGGCGAGCCGTGCGAGCCAGGTGAGGGCCCTTCCCCTACTCCATCGCGTTCCCGTCCGCCTCGCGCGGCCGGGGCGCGCCCTCCGGGTCGGCGCTCTCCAGGAGCTGCGCGTCTTCGGCGCAGAGGGTGGTCTCGGGGATCACCTCCAGCCGCGCGAAGCCGATGTCGCGGCCGCACCGCTCGCACTTGCCGAAGCCCTCGGGATCGTCGATGAGGCGGCGGAGCGCGTCGTCG
This Longimicrobiaceae bacterium DNA region includes the following protein-coding sequences:
- a CDS encoding RNA polymerase sigma factor yields the protein MTERPDAELIALVLAGRAEHFAPLVERYQHVLYRHAVGMVGDGDAAADLVQDAFVKAYTRLDTCNEPERFAAWVFRIVRNRCMDHLKNRRQHTVELKDDTATAPPGDHPGEELDRAEASRAVETALARLPEAQREAFLLKHVEGLSYEEMAPRLDASVSALKMRVMRAREALQEILSDYA